A stretch of Caenorhabditis elegans chromosome IV DNA encodes these proteins:
- the Y67H2A.2 gene encoding Kelch domain-containing protein 10 (Confirmed by transcript evidence), with amino-acid sequence MLTFGGVHGIRGNAPRNNILLSSWIGVPRLQRFAIESLRLSFPHKFSGLYCGNLRANQVPEIYSIFYKLGKVEEKERQIIERFQIKFHEREDRTRYFLNSNSGEYVFRHQPEQEPARRRPRVQIRQRPQVNIEAAAPIGNIQRRLQLIFDQLFAGDEGAVGDEEEEEEYSGDDDSGEETDSEDDDDDRGRFGAVEQQLQIARNNEEMNEE; translated from the exons ATGCTCACATTCGGTGGCGTTCATGGAATTCGAGGAAACGCTCCCCGTAATAATATTCTGCTAAGCTCCTGGATCGGTGTTCCACGGCTCCAGAGATTCGCCATCGAAAGTTTGAGACTTTCTTTTCCACAT aaattctcaGGACTTTATTGTGGAAACCTGCGCGCAAATCAAGTACCCGAAATATACAGTATATTCtacaaattgggaaaagtcgaAGAAAAAGAGCGTCAAATCATTGAGcgatttcaaatcaaatttcacgAACGAGAAGATCGAACACGatactttttgaattcaaattccgGAGAATACGTTTTCAGG CATCAGCCAGAACAAGAGCCTGCCAGACGTCGACCTAGGGTCCAAATCA GACAACGCCCACAAGTCAATATAGAGGCAGCTGCACCAATTGGAAATATTCAACGTCGACTTCagctaatttttgatcaaCTTTTCGCGGGCGATGAAGGCGCCGTcggagatgaagaagaagaagaagagtaTAGTGGAGATGATGATTCTGGAGAGGAAACTGATagtgaagatgatgatgatgatagaGGACGATTTGGCGCAGTTGAGCAACAACTTCAAATTGCCAGGAACAACGAGGAGATGAACGAAGAATGA
- the Y67H2A.2 gene encoding Kelch domain-containing protein 10 (Confirmed by transcript evidence), which produces MNVSGSLATFLQSSGERMAELNSANQKLTELDKIQWERRDMTGTAVILETRKPNLNSVMEAMSMLMFHRMTIGNCQIGSEIDKIKDIFQIVHQPEQEPARRRPRVQIRQRPQVNIEAAAPIGNIQRRLQLIFDQLFAGDEGAVGDEEEEEEYSGDDDSGEETDSEDDDDDRGRFGAVEQQLQIARNNEEMNEE; this is translated from the exons ATGAATGTTTCTGGAAGTTTAGCAACTTTCCTTCAATCTAGCGGAGAACGAATGGCTGAACTTAACTCGGCAAACCAAAAGTTAACG gAACTCGACAAAATTCAATGGGAGAGACGAGATATGACTGGTACTGCGGTGATTTTAGAGACAAGAAAACCGAATTTGAATAGTGTGATGGAGGCGATGAGTATGCTTATGTTCCATAGAATGACTATAGGAAATTGTCAAATAGGATctgaaatcgataaaattaaagatatttttcaaattgtg CATCAGCCAGAACAAGAGCCTGCCAGACGTCGACCTAGGGTCCAAATCA GACAACGCCCACAAGTCAATATAGAGGCAGCTGCACCAATTGGAAATATTCAACGTCGACTTCagctaatttttgatcaaCTTTTCGCGGGCGATGAAGGCGCCGTcggagatgaagaagaagaagaagagtaTAGTGGAGATGATGATTCTGGAGAGGAAACTGATagtgaagatgatgatgatgatagaGGACGATTTGGCGCAGTTGAGCAACAACTTCAAATTGCCAGGAACAACGAGGAGATGAACGAAGAATGA
- the Y67H2A.2 gene encoding Kelch domain-containing protein 10 (Confirmed by transcript evidence): protein MVQQIGWTPFSQWMYPGSSTLNQIIKPFKPVEKGDQDYPMSRSGHRCFTDNEYFYVVGGYTTEIKRGSVFRELWAMNLATLEWRRYETKGEFPEALASFALIQVYPYSKSFLIFGGSGTMFGFTSSNSLYFLRVNNDDCTVVSHKVTVEGTLPIPLYGQAICAGEIPGKYYIIGGTEGVRFNFDVHSLTMKVNPEAKHESEKFTWHSELVSQNEGHAGRYRLEATYDEKTDCLLFFGGGNSREVFGFEQIVTLNIRTRETNELQTIPDVVFGFPKNRRCHTLVRRGRKVIISGGVDHPTTPTTAELHNNVWIFDLDTSSWEKSDQVLPEKVFFHDTTITEDGWMLTFGGVHGIRGNAPRNNILLSSWIGVPRLQRFAIESLRLSFPHKFSGLYCGNLRANQVPEIYSIFYKLGKVEEKERQIIERFQIKFHEREDRTRYFLNSNSGEYVFRHQPEQEPARRRPRVQIRQRPQVNIEAAAPIGNIQRRLQLIFDQLFAGDEGAVGDEEEEEEYSGDDDSGEETDSEDDDDDRGRFGAVEQQLQIARNNEEMNEE from the exons ATGGTTCAACAAATTGGATGGACGCCTTTTTCACAATGG ATGTATCCCGGATCATCCACCCTGAATCAAATCATCAAACCCTTCAAGCCAGTCGAAAAAGGAGATCAAGACT ACCCAATGAGTCGTTCCGGACACAGGTGCTTCACTGATAACGAGTATTTCTACGTAGTCGGCGGCTACACAACCGAAATCAAAAGAGGATCAGTTTTTCGAGAATTATGGGCAATGAATCTAGCTACCCTGGAATGGAGAAGATACGAAACAAAAGGAGAATTCCCGGAAGCCTTGGCTTCGTTTGCCT tgatacAAGTATATCCATATTCCAAGtcctttttgattttcggagGCAGTGGCACAATGTTCGGATTCACCTCATCGAATAGTCTCTACTTTCTTCGTGTCAATAATGACGATTGTACAGTTGTTTCTCACAAAGTCACAGTAGAAGGAACACTTCCGATTCCACTATACGGTCAGGCGATATGTGCTGGCGAGATTCCTGGGAAGTATTATATTATCGGAGGAACCGAAGGTGTTCGTTTCAATTTTGACGTGCATTCACTGACAATGAAGGTGAATCCCGAAGCGAAACATGAAAGCGAAAAGTTCACGTGGCATTCTGAATTGGTCTCACAAAACGAG GGCCACGCCGGGCGATACAGATTGGAAGCGACATACGATGAGAAGACGGATTGTCTGCTTTTCTTTGGTGGAGGCAATAGTAGAGAGGTTTTCGGGTTTGAACAG atcgtcACACTGAATATTCGAACAAGGGAAACGAATGAACTTCAAACCATTCCAGATGTGGTATTCGGGTTTCCCAAGAACCGAAGATGTCACACACTAGTTCGCCGGGGACGAAAAGTAATCATTTCTGGCGGAGTTGATCATCCAACTACACCTACAACG gCCGAACTCCACAACAACGTATGGATTTTCGATTTGGACACAAGCTCCTGGGAAAAATCGGATCAAGTTCTTCCAGAAAAGGTTTTCTTCCACGACACAACGATTACCGAAGACGGATGGATGCTCACATTCGGTGGCGTTCATGGAATTCGAGGAAACGCTCCCCGTAATAATATTCTGCTAAGCTCCTGGATCGGTGTTCCACGGCTCCAGAGATTCGCCATCGAAAGTTTGAGACTTTCTTTTCCACAT aaattctcaGGACTTTATTGTGGAAACCTGCGCGCAAATCAAGTACCCGAAATATACAGTATATTCtacaaattgggaaaagtcgaAGAAAAAGAGCGTCAAATCATTGAGcgatttcaaatcaaatttcacgAACGAGAAGATCGAACACGatactttttgaattcaaattccgGAGAATACGTTTTCAGG CATCAGCCAGAACAAGAGCCTGCCAGACGTCGACCTAGGGTCCAAATCA GACAACGCCCACAAGTCAATATAGAGGCAGCTGCACCAATTGGAAATATTCAACGTCGACTTCagctaatttttgatcaaCTTTTCGCGGGCGATGAAGGCGCCGTcggagatgaagaagaagaagaagagtaTAGTGGAGATGATGATTCTGGAGAGGAAACTGATagtgaagatgatgatgatgatagaGGACGATTTGGCGCAGTTGAGCAACAACTTCAAATTGCCAGGAACAACGAGGAGATGAACGAAGAATGA
- the Y67H2A.2 gene encoding Kelch domain-containing protein 10 (Confirmed by transcript evidence) — MKAPSEMKKKKKSIVEMMILERKLIVKMMMMIEDDLAQLSNNFKLPGTTRR, encoded by the coding sequence ATGAAGGCGCCGTcggagatgaagaagaagaagaagagtaTAGTGGAGATGATGATTCTGGAGAGGAAACTGATagtgaagatgatgatgatgatagaGGACGATTTGGCGCAGTTGAGCAACAACTTCAAATTGCCAGGAACAACGAGGAGATGA